The Solibacillus daqui genome has a segment encoding these proteins:
- the greA gene encoding transcription elongation factor GreA: MSNEKQYPMTLEGKTKLENELNELKTVKRPEVVERIKVARSFGDLSKNSEYDSAKEEQGFVEGRISLIEQMLRNSLIITEDGTTNAVSLGKTITFDELIGGKRANFEESYTIVGSAEADPIEGKISNDSPIAKALMGKQVDDVVKLTTPGGDMEVVILEIK; this comes from the coding sequence ATGTCAAACGAAAAACAATATCCAATGACACTTGAAGGTAAAACAAAATTAGAAAATGAATTAAACGAATTAAAAACGGTAAAACGCCCAGAAGTAGTAGAGCGTATTAAAGTAGCGCGTTCTTTTGGTGACTTATCAAAGAACTCTGAGTACGATTCAGCAAAAGAAGAGCAAGGATTCGTTGAAGGACGTATTTCCTTAATCGAACAAATGTTACGTAATTCATTAATCATCACTGAAGATGGTACTACGAATGCTGTGTCATTAGGTAAAACGATTACTTTCGATGAGCTAATCGGCGGTAAGCGTGCAAACTTTGAAGAATCTTATACAATTGTAGGTTCAGCAGAGGCAGATCCAATCGAAGGTAAAATTTCAAACGACTCGCCAATCGCAAAAGCATTAATGGGCAAACAAGTCGATGATGTTGTAAAATTAACAACACCAGGCGGCGACATGGAAGTTGTTATTTTAGAAATTAAATAA
- the udk gene encoding uridine kinase has product MTNKRPVVIGIAGGSCSGKTSVTRAIYDVFRDHSVVVIEQDFYYKDQSHMTFDERLLTNYDHPLAFDTDLLIEHVHSLIEYKAVKKPVYDYVQHTRSEEVIDVEPKDVIIVEGILVLEDERLRDLMDIKLFVDTDSDLRIIRRIQRDIKERGRTADSVIEQYLSAVRPMHNMFIEPTKRYADVIIPEGGDNNVAIDLMVTKIKTILETGANL; this is encoded by the coding sequence ATGACAAATAAGCGCCCTGTTGTTATCGGGATTGCTGGTGGTTCATGCTCAGGTAAAACGAGTGTAACACGTGCCATTTATGATGTTTTCCGTGACCATTCAGTAGTAGTAATCGAACAAGACTTTTACTACAAAGACCAAAGCCATATGACGTTTGATGAGCGTCTTTTGACAAACTATGACCATCCATTAGCATTTGATACAGATTTATTAATTGAGCATGTACACAGCCTAATAGAATATAAAGCGGTAAAAAAGCCGGTGTATGATTATGTACAGCATACGCGTTCTGAAGAAGTTATTGACGTCGAACCGAAAGATGTAATTATCGTTGAAGGTATTTTAGTACTTGAAGATGAGCGTTTACGTGATTTAATGGACATTAAATTATTTGTAGACACAGATTCGGATTTACGCATTATTCGCCGTATTCAACGTGATATTAAAGAGCGCGGTCGCACAGCAGATTCAGTAATTGAGCAATATTTATCGGCAGTAAGACCAATGCATAATATGTTTATCGAACCAACAAAGCGTTATGCGGATGTCATTATCCCAGAAGGTGGCGATAATAACGTTGCAATCGATTTAATGGTAACGAAAATAAAAACAATTCTTGAAACTGGTGCTAACTTGTAA